The Christiangramia salexigens genome includes the window GATCATTAAAATTGCTGGGCAGTAAGTTTGATGCAGATCAGATCGTTCTTTTTATCGAGGCTAAAAATATAAACAGCTTTAATCGGGTGAAAGTTGAAAACCTGCTTTTAACAGATATGTTTGATGACCAGAAAAATATTGTTCATGTAAAATATGGTGATAAAATAGAAAGTATGCTTTTAGTCAAGAATAAAGGCTCTAAAGAGGTGAAATTTTAATATTCACCTTTTCAATTTTTAGAAATTAGTTATTTTAGAAATCTTAAAAATCAAACTATATAAATGAAGAAACTAAACATGTTATGCTCGGTGTTTTTAATGTTCGTTTTTGCGGGCTTATCGGCTCAGGAAGGCGAGCAAAAGGAGACCAGGCAGGAAGGACACACCAATCAGAACAAATTCAGGCAAATGTATATGGAGTTTGCGACTCCTAATCAATATAGAACTGCTTCAGGTGCACCTGGTCCGGCTTACTACCAGAACCAGGCAGATTACAAAATGGATCTTGTTCTGGACGACAAAAATTCCGTGTTAACCGGAGAAGAAACCATCACCTATCATAATAATTCACCGCAGGATCTGGAGTATTTATGGGTTCAGTTAGATCAGAACATTCGTAAAAAGGATGCTCCTGCATTGCAAAAAGATGGAGAAGGAATGGCCCCAGTCGCTACTGCAAGTGGATTTGCCGATAAATATCTTAAAGAGCCATTTGATGGTGGGTTTAATATTAAAGAAGTATCTAAAGATGGTTCTCCTTTAAAGTATACCATAAATCAAACCATGATGCGAATAGATCTACCACAGTCTCTAAAGTCTGGTGAAAGCTATTCGTTTAAAATAAAATGGTCTTATAATATTAATAACCATGTAACCAACAGAGCACGATCAGGGTATGAGTACTTCCCGAAAGACGGAAATAAAGCCTATGTGATCGCGCAGTTCTTCCCAAGAATGGCTGTATATAATGACGTTGAGGGATGGCAAAACATGCAGTTTTGGGGTAGTGGTGAATTCGCTCTTCCATTCGGAAATTATGAAGTGAATATTACAGTTCCTGCAGATCACGTGATGGAAGCTACGGGAGAACTTCAAAACAGAAAAGAGGTTTATACCAAAGAAATGATGAAGCGATATGAGCAGGCTAAAAAATCATTTGATAAACCCGTGCTTATCGTAACACAAGAAGAAGCAGAAGCTGCTGAAAAAGGTTTTGCAACTAAGACCAAGACCTGGAAGTATAAAGCTGATATGGTTCGTGATTTCGGATTCTCTACTTCAAGAAAGTTCATTCTTGATATGATGGCAACCGATGTTATGGGTAAGAATGTGATGGCTGTATCACTATATCCTAAAGAAGGAAACCCACTTTGGGAGCAATGGTCTACAAGAGCTGTTGCCAGTACATTAAAAAGTTATTCAGATCACACATTCCAGTACCCTTATCACAAAGCAGTATCTGTACATGCTAAAAATCAGGGAATGGAATATCCAATGATCTGCTGGAATTATGGCCGTCCGGATGAAGATGGAAATTATAGTGATCGTACTAAATTTGGGATGATCAGCGTAATTATTCACGAAGTTGGACACAATTTCTTCCCTATGATCGTTAATTCTGATGAGCGCCAGTGGGGATGGATGGATGAAGGTATCAATACCTTTGTTCAGTATGTGGCTGAGCAGAAATTTGGAAATGAATATCCTGAAGCCATTGCACCTATGGATAAATATCCATCCAGAAGAGGAGCGCCTCATAAAATTGTTCCTTATATGAAAGGGAATCAGGATTATATAGCTCCAATAATGTCAAACCCGGAAGAAGTTTATCAATTGGGTAATAACGCCTATGGTAAACCAGCCACAGCTTTAAATATTCTTAGAGAAACAGTGATGGGTCGTGAGCTTTTTGATCATGCCTTTAAGACATACTCTCAAAGATGGATGTTTAAACATCCAACTCCCGAAGATTTCTTCAGAACTATGGAAGATGCTTCAGGTGTAGATCTAGACTGGTTCTGGAGAGGATGGTTCTATACTACAGATAATGTGGATATAGGAATTAGAGAGGTTAATAAATATTATGTGACCGATACTCCAACCAAGGCTGGAAAAGAGATGCTGGAGCGATATGGAGCCAATCCAGAAGATGTAAATGCTTTATATATAGTTACCGAAGAGGATGAGGAATTCAATGAAGAGATGAAGAGTAAGGCTTTACTTGAAAATTCAAAAACACTTCAGGAGTATGTGATGGATAATTTTAGTGAGGAAGAGCGTAAAAACCTTAAAGCTCCTAAATATTTCTATCAGGTTGTTTTTGAAAAACCAGGAGGTCTGGTTATGCCGTTGATCATTGAGGTTACTTATGCAGATGGTACTTCAGAAAAGATTACATATCCTGTTCAAGTTTGGAGAAAGAATGACAAAGTAATTAGCAAGGTGATTCCAAGCAATAAGGAAATTACTAAGATCGTAGTAGATCCAGATCTTGAAACAGCTGATGTTGATGTGAATAACAATAGCTGGCCTAAGAGCGAAAACAAGTCTGAATTCGAAGAATTCAAAGAGGATACACAGGATTAAAAAAGGCCTGTAATATTTAAGCCGACTTTAACGAGTCGGCTTTTTTTATGCTTAGATTTGTAATTATATTTGTCATACTATGTTAGTGTTACCTTTATTTATTAGTGGAGCTGAAATTGCTTTCATTATGTTTATCCTTGTGATGGTGTTTGGTGCAGATAAGATCCCTGATATAGCCAGAGGATTAGGAAAAGGCATGAAGGCCATCAGGAATGCTTCCAACGATATCAAAACAGAAATCCAGAAAAGTGCAGAAAAGCAGGGAATCGATACAGATTTCACAAAGGATGTGCGTGGTGAGATAGATAAAGTAAAGGAAGATATTAATGAAATTTCAGGTTCAATAAAGCGTAAGCCTTAATTTTTATTCTGAATGTGGGAGAAGGTTGAGCAATGGGACAGGGAATTGTTTGTTTACCTCAATAGCCTCGGGATTGAGAGATATGATTCCTTTTGGATATTCGTTACGAATCCACAACACTGGATTCCCCTCTATATTATATTTTTCATATTTTTCTTCTTGACCTTCCATTGGAAAAAGGCAATTTTCACAATGCTTTTTCTATTGGCCACGGTATTTACCACATGGGGATTTACCAATCTTGTAAAAGGAATAGCCTTGAGATTACGGCCTAATAATAATCCCGATCTTTCAGAAATAATTAGAATACTTCAGGAACCTACAAACTATAGCTTTTTTTCCGGCCATGCGTCCACCTCGTTTGCGGCGACAACCTTTGTTGTGCTTGTGATCTCTCAAAAAACAAAATGGATCTATTTAGCCTATATATGGCCTCTGATCTTTGTGATGAGCAGAATTTATGTAGGAGTGCATTATCCGGGTGATATTCTGGTTGGAATGCTTGTGGGAATCATTTTTGCAATATTATTTTTCCAGCTTTATCAAAAATCAGGTAGAAGCTTGTATTGATCAAATCACCCTGGTAAGAGTCAATCCGTCTCGTATAGGTAAGATCACTGTTTCTACTCTTGGATCATCAGCCAGAAGGCGATTATATTCCAGTAAAGCTTTGGTAGACTCATCGTCATCTTTAAGTTTTTCTACAACTTTTCCAGACCATAACACATTATCGGTAAGGATAAGTCCTCCCGGATTCATTTTATCGATGATCAATTCATAATATTTGGGGTAATTGGGTTTGTCTGCATCGATAAATACGAGATCGAATTTTGTGTCTATTTTCGGGATTATTTCCAGTGCATCACCAAGATATTGCTTGATTTGAGATGCATACTCAGACTTGTCAAAATATTTCTTCTGAAAATCATAGAGCTCTTCATTCACATCTATTGTGTGCAATTCACCATCTTGCGTTAATCCTTCAGCCAGGGATAACGCAGAATACCCTGTATAAGTTCCTATTTCCAGGATAGTTCTAGGTGCCTTTAATTTAGATAATAGGCTAAGGACTCTTCCCTGATAATGTCCGCTAAGCATGCGGGGCTGAAGTACTTTTTGGTTGGTTTCCCTGTTGAGTTGGTATAATAATTCAGGTTCCTTTTGGGAATGGGCAACTATATAATCGTCTATATTTTCAGGTAAAAAGTGCATCTTTTTAAATTTTTCACAAAATTATAGAATTTGTACGGTCTTTTACCCCAAGTTCATTTAAAACGAAATTGTATTTTTACGAAAAATTGAAAATATGAATTTCAAAAATACCCGGGAATTTGCCAGGGAATTGGATGCTCAGGATAAACTGTTTAAATATAGAAACGAATTTATATTTCCAAAGGTTAATGGAAAGCAGGTGATTTACTTTGTGGGTAATTCACTTGGTTTACAACCTAAAAGTGCTCAAAAATATGTGAATGAAGTCATGACCGATTGGGCTGAGCTTGCGGTTGAAGGTCATTTCTATGCAGAGAAATCCTGGTGGGATTACCATGAGAGATTTTCTGAGAAATTAGGAAAGATCGTTGGTGCCAATGCTTCGGAAGTAACCGTAATGAATACTCTTACGGTGAATTTACATCTGTTAATGGTTTCGTTCTACAGACCATCAGGCAAACGCTATAAAATAATCTGTGAAGAAAAGGCTTTTCCCAGTGATCAATATATGATCTCCAGCCAGGTAAGGTATCATGGTTATGATCCTTCAGATGCTATTGTTGAGATCAAGAAACGGGATGGAGAAAATAACTTCAGGACAGAGGATGTTATCGAGAAGATCAGAGAAGTAGGAGATGAGTGTGCCCTGGTCTTAATTGGGGGTGTTAACTATTATACCGGACAGGTCTTTGATATGGAAAAGATCACTAAAGCGGGACATGAAGCAGGAGCATTTGTTGGATGGGATCTTGCTCACGCAGCTGGGAATATAGAATTAAAGCTTAGCGAATGGAATGTGGATTTTGCTGCTTGGTGTAGTTATAAATACATGAATTCGGGGCCTGGAAATGCTTCAGGTTGTTTTATAAATAAAAAGTATCATAATAAAAAAGATATACCACGATTTGAAGGTTGGTGGGGTCATAATAAAGAAAGACGATTTCTTATGGAACAGGAATTCCAACCTGAACCTACTGCAAATGCATGGCAAATAAGTAATGCTCCAATTTTATCGCTGGCCCCTTATCTGGCTTCATTGGAAATGTTCGATGAGGTAGGGATGCCTGCTTTGATAGAAAAAAGAGACAAAATTGTAGCTTACCTTGAATTTATACTTCACGAGATAGATAAGGAAGTGGAAAGTACGTTTGAGATCATTACCCCGGCAGATCAGAGTGAAAG containing:
- a CDS encoding phosphatase PAP2 family protein — its product is MWEKVEQWDRELFVYLNSLGIERYDSFWIFVTNPQHWIPLYIIFFIFFFLTFHWKKAIFTMLFLLATVFTTWGFTNLVKGIALRLRPNNNPDLSEIIRILQEPTNYSFFSGHASTSFAATTFVVLVISQKTKWIYLAYIWPLIFVMSRIYVGVHYPGDILVGMLVGIIFAILFFQLYQKSGRSLY
- a CDS encoding M1 family metallopeptidase; protein product: MKKLNMLCSVFLMFVFAGLSAQEGEQKETRQEGHTNQNKFRQMYMEFATPNQYRTASGAPGPAYYQNQADYKMDLVLDDKNSVLTGEETITYHNNSPQDLEYLWVQLDQNIRKKDAPALQKDGEGMAPVATASGFADKYLKEPFDGGFNIKEVSKDGSPLKYTINQTMMRIDLPQSLKSGESYSFKIKWSYNINNHVTNRARSGYEYFPKDGNKAYVIAQFFPRMAVYNDVEGWQNMQFWGSGEFALPFGNYEVNITVPADHVMEATGELQNRKEVYTKEMMKRYEQAKKSFDKPVLIVTQEEAEAAEKGFATKTKTWKYKADMVRDFGFSTSRKFILDMMATDVMGKNVMAVSLYPKEGNPLWEQWSTRAVASTLKSYSDHTFQYPYHKAVSVHAKNQGMEYPMICWNYGRPDEDGNYSDRTKFGMISVIIHEVGHNFFPMIVNSDERQWGWMDEGINTFVQYVAEQKFGNEYPEAIAPMDKYPSRRGAPHKIVPYMKGNQDYIAPIMSNPEEVYQLGNNAYGKPATALNILRETVMGRELFDHAFKTYSQRWMFKHPTPEDFFRTMEDASGVDLDWFWRGWFYTTDNVDIGIREVNKYYVTDTPTKAGKEMLERYGANPEDVNALYIVTEEDEEFNEEMKSKALLENSKTLQEYVMDNFSEEERKNLKAPKYFYQVVFEKPGGLVMPLIIEVTYADGTSEKITYPVQVWRKNDKVISKVIPSNKEITKIVVDPDLETADVDVNNNSWPKSENKSEFEEFKEDTQD
- a CDS encoding O-methyltransferase, coding for MHFLPENIDDYIVAHSQKEPELLYQLNRETNQKVLQPRMLSGHYQGRVLSLLSKLKAPRTILEIGTYTGYSALSLAEGLTQDGELHTIDVNEELYDFQKKYFDKSEYASQIKQYLGDALEIIPKIDTKFDLVFIDADKPNYPKYYELIIDKMNPGGLILTDNVLWSGKVVEKLKDDDESTKALLEYNRLLADDPRVETVILPIRDGLTLTRVI
- the kynU gene encoding kynureninase, with the protein product MNFKNTREFARELDAQDKLFKYRNEFIFPKVNGKQVIYFVGNSLGLQPKSAQKYVNEVMTDWAELAVEGHFYAEKSWWDYHERFSEKLGKIVGANASEVTVMNTLTVNLHLLMVSFYRPSGKRYKIICEEKAFPSDQYMISSQVRYHGYDPSDAIVEIKKRDGENNFRTEDVIEKIREVGDECALVLIGGVNYYTGQVFDMEKITKAGHEAGAFVGWDLAHAAGNIELKLSEWNVDFAAWCSYKYMNSGPGNASGCFINKKYHNKKDIPRFEGWWGHNKERRFLMEQEFQPEPTANAWQISNAPILSLAPYLASLEMFDEVGMPALIEKRDKIVAYLEFILHEIDKEVESTFEIITPADQSERGTQLSVFLHGEGREIFKYLMDNGVITDWREPNVIRLAPAPFYCSYENMYEFGQILKTGILNKKK
- a CDS encoding Sec-independent protein translocase subunit TatA/TatB translates to MLVLPLFISGAEIAFIMFILVMVFGADKIPDIARGLGKGMKAIRNASNDIKTEIQKSAEKQGIDTDFTKDVRGEIDKVKEDINEISGSIKRKP